Proteins from one Ricinus communis isolate WT05 ecotype wild-type chromosome 9, ASM1957865v1, whole genome shotgun sequence genomic window:
- the LOC8258774 gene encoding protein FAR1-RELATED SEQUENCE 11: MSEGTSMVMESSENGTDISQDDTGNVEEIPEDTILSRQTSVNLVPFIGQRFVSQDAAYEFYCSFAKQCGFSIRRHRTRGKDGIGRGVTRRDFTCHRGGFPQMKPSEDGKMQRNRKSSRCGCQAYMRIVKRADFDVPEWRVTGFSNIHNHELLKSNEVHLLPAYCTMSPDDKTRICMFAKAGMSVRQMLRLMELEKGVKLGCLPFTEIDVRNLLQSFRNINRDNDAIDLIAMCKKLKDEDHNFKYDFKIDGNNRLEHIAWSYASSIQLYEAFGDAVVFDTTHRLDAYDMILGIWLGLDNHGMTCFFGCVLLRDENMQSFSWALKAFMDFMNGKAPHTIMTDQNMWLKEAIAIEIPETKHAFCIWHILAKFSDWFSLLLESCYDDWKAEFLRLYNLEFVEDFEEGWKEMVDKYGLHANKHIASLYALRTFWALSYLRHYFFAGMMNTCQSESINAFIQRFLSAQSQLERFIERVADIVDLNNHSGSKAETHRKLQKVYLKTGSPIESHAASILTPYAFNKLQEELVLAPQYASFQIDDYGYQVRHHTQISGGCKVIWDPCQEHISCSCSRFEFLGILCRHVLRVLSNNNCFHIPDQYMPARWRDVDLSSTARTQSDRIQLLESMASTLVTEAVETEERLNVACEEIAMVLSRIKDLPRQTHDENAYNCASDSLILPDVEDADGVVQTLAIGNPHDSISLGKLKERRPRDGTDISRKRRHCSGPCCGQFGHDVSDCPIMGSDHLNGAALGYI, encoded by the exons ATGTCAGAAGGAACAAGTATGGTTATGGAGTCTTCTGAAAATGGGACGGATATATCTCAAGATGATACTGGCAACGTGGAAGAAATTCCTGAAGACACAATATTGTCGCGACAAACTTCTGTGAATCTTGTCCCATTTATTGGTCAAAGATTTGTTTCTCAAGATGCTGCTTATGAATTCTATTGTAGCTTTGCTAAGCAATGTGGCTTTTCAATTAGACGACATCGCACTCGTGGAAAAGATGGCATTGGTAGAGGCGTTACAAGAAGAGATTTTACTTGCCATCGTGGTGGCTTTCCACAAATGAAACCATCTGAAGATGGAAAGATGCAAAGGAATCGCAAGTCTTCGCGTTGTGGCTGTCAGGCATATATGCGTATTGTGAAGCGGGCAGACTTCGATGTCCCTGAATGGCGTGTGACAGGCTTTAGTAACATTCACAACCATGAATTGTTAAAATCAAATGAAGTGCATCTCCTTCCTGCCTATTGCACCATGTCTCCAGATGACAAGACTCGCATTTGCATGTTTGCAAAAGCTGGAATGTCAGTGAGACAGATGTTACGACTGATGGAGCTAGAGAAAGGTGTGAAGCTAGGTTGTTTACCATTTACAGAAATAGATGTGAGAAACCTACTACAGTCTTTCAGAAATATCAATCGAGATAATGATgctattgatcttattgcGATGTGCAAGAAACTGAAGGATGAAGATCATAACTTCAAATATGACTTCAAAATTGATGGCAACAATAGGTTAGAGCATATTGCATGGTCTTATGCCTCATCCATCCAGCTGTATGAGGCATTTGGTGATGCAGTGGTTTTTGACACTACACACCGTCTGGATGCATATGATATGATATTAGGCATTTGGCTTGGGTTAGACAATCATGGGATGACTTGTTTCTTTGGTTGTGTTCTGCTACGTGATGAAAATATGCAGTCATTTTCCTGGGCTTTGAAG GCATTTATGGACTTCATGAATGGAAAGGCTCCACACACTATCATGACTGACCAAAATATGTGGTTGAAGGAGGCTATTGCTATTGAAATTCCAGAGACTAAACATGCTTTTTGCATTTGGCACATATTAGCAAAATTCTCAGATTGGTTTTCCTTACTGCTTGAGTCATGTTATGATGACTGGAAAGCTGAGTTTCTCCGACTCTATAATCTGGAGTTTGTGGAAGATTTCGAGGAAGGATGGAAAGAAATGGTCGACAAATATGGGCTTCATGCTAATAAGCACATTGCTAGTTTGTATGCATTGCGGACATTCTGGGCTTTATCATACTTGAGGCATTACTTTTTTGCAGGAATGATGAATACCTGTCAGTCTGAGTCAATTAATGCTTTCATTCAACGGTTTTTGAGTGCACAGTCACAATTAGAACGTTTTATAGAGCGg GTGGCTGATATTgttgatttgaataatcatTCTGGATCGAAGGCAGAGACCCACCGAAAATTGCAGAAAGTTTACCTTAAAACAGGTTCACCTATTGAATCGCACGCAGCCTCCATTCTTACTCCATATGCCTTTAATAAGCTCCAAGAGGAGCTTGTGTTAGCTCCACAATATGCATCTTTTCAAATAGATGATTACGGTTATCAAGTGAGACACCATACTCAGATATCTGGGGGTTGTAAGGTCATTTGGGATCCTTGTCAAGAACACATCAGTTGTAGCTGCAGTCGTTTCGAATTTCTAGGCATCCTCTGTAGGCATGTTCTCCGTGTCctatcaaataataattgttttcATATTCCAGACCAATATATGCCTGCCCGATGGCGTGATGTTGACTTATCTTCCACTGCAAGAACGCAATCTGATAGGATTCAGTTGTTAGAGTCCATGGCTTCAACACTTGTGACTGAAGCAGTTGAAACAGAGGAACGCCTTAATGTTGCATGTGAGGAAATTGCAATGGTATTATCACGTATTAAAGACCTTCCTAGGCAGACACATGATGAGAATGCCTACAACTGTGCATCTGACTCATTGATTCTGCCAGATGTTGAAGATGCTGATGGAGTAGTTCAAACTCTTGCAATTGGGAATCCTCATGATTCTATCAGTCTGGGAAAGCTAAAAGAGAGAAGGCCCAGAGATGGAACTGATATATCTAGAAAGCGAAGGCATTGTTCCGGTCCTTGCTGTGGGCAATTTGGACATGATGTGTCAGATTGTCCAATTATGGGAAGTGATCACTTGAATGGTGCTGCACTAGGATACATATAG
- the LOC8275757 gene encoding uncharacterized protein LOC8275757 → MPKPITHADLAPGPRSTDLGSKTAAFLTVLTIFCGFFCFVLCLIAETTRSRVTWVASNGEGSAENHECIYSGSGKTPLLCAAVAFVGLAIGMVVEHMYILIAISKSPPSVLITWDSNSPPAKTITWQAGFFFVATWVCFAVGEILLLIGLSVESGHLKNWSRPKSSCLVIKQGLFSAAGVLSLATVFLAAGLYVIALRAQRISQEHENLRQQILEASALYASPPESPRRQITVTARENPIARENQIVQPPIVDSTAFSKHFSLA, encoded by the exons ATGCCAAAACCAATCACACATGCCGACCTTGCACCAGGTCCTCGAAGCACTGATTTGGGTAGCAAAACCGCTGCCTTCCTAACAGTTTTGACCATTTTCTGCGGCTTCTTTTGCTTTGTTCTTTGTCTTATTGCTGAAACCACTCGTTCTCGG GTGACATGGGTGGCTAGCAATGGTGAAGGAAGTGCTGAGAATCATGAATGTATATACAGTGGAAGTGGCAAGACACCATTGTTATGTGCTGCTGTTGCATTTGTTGGACTAGCAATTGGCATGGTTGTGGAACATATGTACATCCTGATTGCAATCAGTAAATCACCTCCTTCAGTTTTAATTACCTGGGACTCCAATTCACCTCCTGCTAAGACCATAACTTGGCAAGCAGGCTTTTTCTTCGTTGCAACTTG GGTATGCTTTGCTGTTGGTGAAATCTTGCTTTTAATTGGATTGAGTGTAGAATCAGGGCACTTAAAGAATTGGTCCAGACCAAAATCAAGTTGCCTCGTCATCAAACAAGGCCTATTCTCTGCTGCTGGAGTCTTATCATTAGCAACAGTATTCCTTGCTGCTGGGTTATACGTAATCGCATTGCGTGCACAGAGAATATCTCAAGAACACGAAAACCTTCGGCAGCAGATTCTTGAAGCCTCCGCCCTCTATGCTTCTCCGCCAGAGTCTCCTCGGCGCCAAATCACCGTCACTGCGAGGGAAAATCCAATCGCTAGAGAAAATCAGATCGTGCAGCCTCCAATCGTAGACTCTACTGCTTTTAGCAAGCACTTCAGTTTAGCATAA
- the LOC8258775 gene encoding uncharacterized protein LOC8258775 — protein sequence MEEFRENNNVKEVEKSRDAHWRYCSEGYKYETVNRPSGDVNGRRSIHRYSKSTGSTWNYNKTNNQKNHTTRASSWSFTSDPELKRQRRVVKYKAYAVEGNMKTSLRNSFRWIKNKYCALVHGY from the coding sequence atggaagaaTTCCGCGAAAATAATAATGTGAAAGAAGTTGAAAAATCTCGCGATGCTCACTGGAGATACTGCAGCGAAGGTTACAAGTATGAGACCGTTAATAGACCTTCCGGAGATGTAAATGGCCGTCGTAGTATTCATAGATATTCAAAATCGACAGGTTCCACCTGgaattataataaaactaacaatCAAAAGAACCATACCACGCGGGCATCATCATGGAGTTTTACCAGCGATCCTGAATTGAAGAGACAAAGAAGGGTTGTCAAGTATAAAGCTTATGCCGTTGAAGGCAATATGAAGACTTCTCTAAGGAACAGCTTCCGTTGGATCAAGAACAAGTATTGTGCGCTCGTGCATGGATACTAG